A section of the Epinephelus moara isolate mb chromosome 3, YSFRI_EMoa_1.0, whole genome shotgun sequence genome encodes:
- the LOC126388111 gene encoding serine/threonine-protein kinase pim-1-like, with translation MHFSGGIAETVATVSGSLRHNAVATWAHLDSVLDHIRASDPLAKNIHSLSELKPKICQGEDSEVTSQKRKISLDCPESPRKRQRGSSEPTIVAVETVQAKGTKRKANTQTKTPSKKQRGDNCDANTDKPTEVSVVGVTETEGRTEAFAEHMPATETPRTPRRDSGCEVSPSSSSPSASQQDNGSAFDSVSSSRANFEAKYLQLHKLGEGGFGSVYAGVRNSDSLPVAIKRIPKARVKYRQVIINGMSHSLPLEAVLMMKVASGPHLVGQSAAVTLLDWYDLDQEILLVMERPVPSMDLLDYVNSCDSLTEDQAKNIMKQLVEACIKMHSVGVFHRDIKTDNVLIETSSDVPRVRIIDFGCGCLIENEPCRVFAGTFAYVPPEYLRHRTYEAGPTTVWQLGALLHDMLVDQFTTYSFLRKGLKSSRQLSRGCLNLLNVCLAVDPEDRPTLEQMQQLPWLRQS, from the exons ATGCACTTCAGTGGCGGCATAGCTGAAACAGTTGCAACTGTATCTGGTAGTCTACGACACAATGCTGTCGCCACATGGGCACATTTGGATTCAGTCCTGGATCACATTAGAGCCAGCGACCCCCTGGCAAAAAACATCCACTCCCTCTCAG AGCTCAAACCCAAGATCTGCCAGGGAGAAGACTCTGAGGTGACAAGCCAGAAAAGAAAGATCAGCTTGGATTGCCCAGAGTCACCCAGAAAAAGGCAGCGAGGTAGCAGTGAACCCACTATAGTGGCAGTGGAGACTGTGCAGGCCAAGGGGACGAAAAGGAAGGCCAACACCCAAACCAAGACCCCCAGTAAGAAACAGAGGGGTGACAACTGTGATGCAAACACTGACAAGCCCACTGAGGTGTCAGTGGTGGGCGTCACAGAGACTGAGGGTCGGACGGAGGCCTTTGCTGAGCATATGCCAGCAACAGAGACTCCCAGGACGCCAAGAAGGGACAGCGGCTGTGAAGTCTCCCCGAGCTCCAGCAGCCCTTCAGCCTCCCAACAGGACAACGGGAGTGCGTTCGACTCAGTCAGCTCCAGCAGAG ccaacTTTGAGGCCAAGTACCTGCAGCTTCATAAGCTCGGAGAAGGAGGCTTTGGTTCGGTCTATGCTGGAGTAAGGAACTCCGACAGTTTACCG GTGGCGATCAAACGCATCCCTAAAGCTCGCGTCAAATATCGGCAAGTG atCATAAATGGGATGTCGCACTCGCTCCCTCTGGAGGCGGTCCTAATGATGAAGGTGGCAAGTGGACCACATTTAGTGGGACAGTCTGCTGCTGTCACATTGTTGGACTGGTATGATCTGGACCAGGAGATTCTCCTGGTCATGGAGAGACCAGTCCCCTCTATGGACCTGTTGGACTATGTCAACAGCTGTGATTCTCTGACAGAAGACCAGGCTAAG aaCATCATGAAGCAGCTGGTGGAAGCATGCATCAAGATGCACTCGGTGGGAGTCTTCCATCGGGACATCAAAACGGACAATGTCCTCATTGAGACCAGCTCCGATGTCCCCCGAGTGCGGATCATTGATTTTGGATGTGGCTGCTTGATTGAGAATGAACCCTGTCGTGTCTTTGCTG GAACATTTGCATACGTGCCACCAGAGTACCTGAGACACAGAACATATGAGGCCGGTCCCACCACAGTCTGGCAGCTGGGCGCGCTGCTGCATGACATGCTGGTGGATCAGTTCACCACCTACAGCTTTCTCCGCAAAGGTTTAAAGTCCAGCAGGCAGTTGTCTAGAG